A window from bacterium encodes these proteins:
- the polX gene encoding DNA polymerase/3'-5' exonuclease PolX — protein MADKKDAAKAFHRAAVLLELSGENEFKVRAYQRAARLIEAFEGGVGELRAAAAKGAIRGLGAALGGQLTEYLDTGRMSFAEEIEASLPAGLTTLLAIPGVGAKTARRLHLELGIASLDELETAARDGRLTALGGFGAKKQSAILAGIARVRTYEGLFHLQVATREAAREAAFLAPHATRVEIAGAVRRRMEVVDAIDLVACAKDIDAAARAFTEREGVSNVALPDPAIHSVRLPSGMICRVRLVPENAFFAALVHDTGSAAHVDELRRRAESLGLSLDARGVARGLSMLPCPDEAAVYKHLDLAFVPPELREGLGEIDQAAAGTLPALVTRGDLRGVLHMHTQYSDGTASVRAMAEASQAMGYRYAGICDHSKSSTVAGGMSIDEVKRQHAEIDGLNARFTDFRVLKGIECDILRDGSLDYPDDVLETFDFVIASVHAGFQMTREQMTARVLAAIASPFVTILGHPTGRLLLSREPYEIDIDEMLAACEKYGAAIEINANPHRLDLDWRHVRRAIAAGIRVSIGPDAHSEAQLAFDAFGIDMARKAGCGKADVLNALDAEAFCAFARGRRDRS, from the coding sequence ATGGCCGACAAGAAGGACGCCGCGAAAGCCTTTCACCGGGCGGCCGTGTTGCTTGAGCTTTCGGGCGAAAACGAGTTCAAGGTGCGTGCGTATCAGCGCGCGGCGCGGCTCATCGAGGCGTTCGAGGGTGGCGTCGGCGAGCTTCGGGCCGCCGCCGCGAAAGGTGCGATTCGCGGCCTCGGCGCGGCGCTCGGCGGGCAGCTTACGGAATATCTCGACACCGGGCGCATGTCGTTTGCCGAGGAGATCGAGGCCTCCCTGCCCGCCGGGTTGACGACGCTGTTGGCGATCCCGGGCGTCGGCGCCAAGACCGCGCGCCGTCTGCATCTGGAGCTCGGCATCGCAAGCCTCGACGAACTCGAAACGGCGGCCCGCGACGGGCGCCTGACGGCCCTCGGCGGTTTCGGCGCGAAAAAGCAGTCGGCCATCCTTGCCGGTATCGCGCGCGTGCGCACCTACGAGGGCCTGTTTCATCTGCAGGTGGCGACGCGCGAGGCGGCGCGCGAGGCCGCGTTTCTTGCGCCGCACGCGACGCGCGTGGAGATCGCGGGCGCCGTCCGCCGGAGGATGGAGGTCGTCGACGCCATCGATCTTGTCGCCTGCGCGAAGGACATCGACGCCGCGGCGCGCGCGTTCACCGAACGCGAGGGGGTCTCAAACGTCGCGTTGCCGGACCCCGCGATTCACTCCGTCCGACTGCCATCGGGCATGATCTGCCGCGTCCGTCTCGTACCGGAAAACGCATTTTTTGCGGCGCTCGTTCACGATACCGGCTCGGCGGCGCACGTTGACGAGCTTCGCCGGCGCGCCGAATCGCTCGGGCTGTCGCTCGACGCGCGCGGCGTTGCCCGAGGCCTGTCGATGCTCCCTTGCCCGGACGAAGCCGCCGTTTACAAACACCTGGATCTCGCCTTCGTTCCGCCGGAGTTGCGCGAAGGGCTTGGCGAGATCGATCAGGCGGCCGCGGGTACGCTGCCCGCGCTCGTGACACGCGGCGATCTGCGCGGCGTTCTTCACATGCACACGCAATACTCCGACGGCACCGCAAGCGTGCGCGCCATGGCCGAGGCATCGCAGGCCATGGGTTATCGATACGCCGGCATCTGCGATCACAGCAAAAGCAGCACCGTCGCCGGCGGCATGTCGATCGACGAGGTGAAGCGGCAGCACGCCGAGATCGACGGGCTCAACGCCCGGTTCACCGACTTTCGCGTGCTCAAGGGCATTGAGTGCGATATCCTTCGCGACGGCTCGCTGGATTATCCCGACGACGTTCTCGAAACGTTCGACTTCGTCATCGCGAGCGTTCACGCGGGATTCCAGATGACGCGCGAGCAGATGACCGCGCGGGTTCTGGCGGCGATCGCCTCGCCCTTCGTGACCATTCTCGGCCATCCGACCGGCCGTCTTTTGCTTTCGCGCGAGCCTTATGAGATCGATATCGACGAGATGCTGGCCGCCTGCGAAAAATACGGCGCGGCGATCGAAATCAACGCAAATCCGCATCGCCTGGACCTCGACTGGCGGCATGTGCGCCGCGCGATCGCCGCGGGAATCCGCGTCTCTATCGGCCCGGATGCTCATAGCGAGGCGCAACTTGCGTTCGATGCGTTTGGCATCGACATGGCGCGGAAGGCCGGATGCGGCAAGGCCGACGTTTTGAACGCGCTCGACGCCGAAGCGTTTTGCGCCTTCGCCCGAGGGCGGCGAGATCGATCATGA
- a CDS encoding DHH family phosphoesterase gives MGATEKTTTDEAPEVPRGRLAELLRAVDRRKTLLILAHNNPDPDAIAAAFGLRHIIRQTSGIRCRLAYGGLIGRAENIAMVKLLRIPIHKLSPGQVARYKQVALVDCSGGPNTQAQNLKNVRVIVDHHKARRPRGVKGSISGVFADIRPEYGATSSIITEYIRENNIPINARIATALYYGIKTDVSDTGRDSSDADIKMMQFLFGAMSLRWLWRIERAPIPREYIAHYSDSVRNARIVQDLVMSDLGAVAAPESVAEMSDFLLKVKGARWSLCLGDKKGVLYFSIRTSHRGRQLGRIAARLAGKKGSGGGHDKSAGGQITLDGLPDTAVIQLRNDLMTRFGKSIGRDAANAAWLVSRPADAAADGVVVAEVD, from the coding sequence TTGGGAGCAACGGAAAAAACGACAACCGACGAAGCGCCGGAGGTCCCCCGGGGGCGCCTCGCGGAGTTGCTGAGAGCGGTGGACCGGCGCAAAACCCTCCTGATCCTCGCCCACAACAACCCCGATCCGGATGCCATCGCCGCGGCGTTCGGCTTGCGTCATATCATCCGGCAAACGAGCGGCATCCGCTGCCGCCTCGCGTACGGCGGGCTCATCGGCCGCGCGGAAAACATCGCGATGGTGAAGCTCCTACGCATCCCCATTCACAAGTTGAGCCCGGGGCAGGTCGCGCGTTACAAGCAGGTGGCGCTCGTGGACTGCTCCGGCGGGCCGAACACGCAGGCGCAAAACCTGAAAAACGTGCGCGTCATCGTCGATCATCACAAGGCCCGCCGTCCGCGCGGCGTGAAAGGCTCCATCAGCGGCGTGTTCGCGGACATCCGCCCGGAGTACGGGGCGACCTCGTCGATCATCACGGAGTACATCCGCGAAAATAACATTCCCATCAACGCGCGCATCGCCACGGCGCTTTACTACGGCATCAAGACCGACGTTTCCGACACGGGGCGCGACAGCTCCGACGCGGATATCAAGATGATGCAGTTCCTGTTCGGCGCGATGAGCCTGCGCTGGTTGTGGCGCATCGAACGCGCGCCGATCCCGCGCGAGTACATCGCCCACTACTCCGATTCCGTGCGCAACGCGAGGATCGTGCAGGATCTCGTGATGTCGGACCTGGGCGCGGTCGCGGCGCCGGAGTCGGTAGCGGAGATGTCGGACTTTCTCCTGAAGGTGAAAGGCGCGCGCTGGAGCCTTTGCCTTGGCGACAAGAAAGGCGTGCTCTACTTCTCCATACGCACCTCGCACCGCGGGCGGCAGCTTGGGCGCATCGCGGCGCGGCTGGCGGGAAAAAAGGGCTCCGGAGGCGGGCACGACAAATCGGCCGGCGGGCAGATAACGCTTGACGGCCTTCCCGACACGGCGGTCATTCAACTTCGCAACGATCTCATGACGCGCTTTGGCAAATCCATCGGCCGCGACGCCGCGAATGCGGCGTGGCTGGTATCAAGGCCGGCGGACGCGGCTGCGGACGGCGTCGTTGTGGCGGAAGTCGATTGA
- the murJ gene encoding murein biosynthesis integral membrane protein MurJ, translated as MSERGNVIRAATTVSALTMISRVTGFVRDAVIAAYFGAGLQNDAFVAAFRIPNLLRRLFGEGALTASFIPIFTEVREHQGEERAKELFSIAFSVVVVILAATTALGIAFAKPIVDLLAPGFVESPEKDALTLLLLRVMFPYAILICLVALFMGVLNAGGRFFAPAFAPVLLNLSMIASALFFVNRLELPVMALAIGVLAGGVLQLALQLPYLKRLGYWPRWRFVPSDPDLRRIVILLLPSLIGISVYSINVFLNTRFASLLGSGTVSYIFYGDRLMELPQGIFAIALGTAILPAMSRHAARGERAELLGTLNFALRSVTALIIPIAAGMFVLSEPIINVLFQRGRFDYEATVKTAEVLRMYTFGLAFFSALRVIVPTFYALKDTLTPALVALATMFVNIFCAISFMGPTVSDADPFLYQYTRAFNPTGPMAHAGLALANSVSALFNFSIVVVILRKRLGRIGARQLIKTLAASAAASAVMALAVAKIATWYDFTTSGANAGKIAGLVLAIGAGVVVYFAVLFPFDREILSVIIRAVRRRRLVKLPEGETP; from the coding sequence ATGAGCGAGCGCGGCAACGTCATCCGCGCGGCGACGACCGTTTCCGCGTTGACCATGATCAGCCGCGTGACAGGTTTTGTTCGCGACGCGGTGATCGCCGCGTATTTCGGCGCGGGGCTTCAAAACGACGCCTTCGTCGCCGCGTTCCGCATCCCGAATCTCTTGCGCCGGCTTTTCGGCGAGGGGGCGCTGACCGCGAGCTTTATCCCGATCTTCACCGAGGTCCGCGAGCATCAAGGCGAAGAGCGCGCGAAGGAACTTTTTTCGATCGCGTTCAGCGTCGTTGTCGTCATCCTCGCCGCGACGACGGCGCTCGGCATCGCGTTCGCCAAGCCGATCGTCGATCTTCTCGCGCCCGGTTTCGTGGAATCGCCCGAAAAGGACGCGCTGACGCTTCTGCTTTTGCGCGTCATGTTTCCTTACGCAATTCTCATCTGCCTGGTCGCGCTTTTCATGGGCGTCCTGAACGCGGGCGGGCGCTTTTTCGCGCCGGCCTTCGCGCCAGTGCTGCTGAATCTGTCGATGATCGCCTCGGCGTTGTTTTTCGTGAACCGCCTGGAGTTGCCCGTCATGGCGCTCGCGATCGGGGTGCTCGCCGGCGGCGTTTTGCAATTGGCGTTGCAGTTGCCGTATTTGAAAAGGCTCGGCTACTGGCCGCGCTGGCGCTTCGTGCCGAGCGACCCGGACCTGCGCCGCATCGTGATTCTGCTTTTGCCGAGCCTGATCGGGATTTCCGTTTACTCCATCAACGTTTTTCTCAACACGCGGTTCGCATCGCTTCTGGGCAGCGGCACCGTCAGCTACATATTTTACGGTGACCGCCTGATGGAGCTGCCGCAGGGGATCTTCGCCATCGCTCTCGGCACCGCGATCTTGCCCGCCATGTCGCGCCACGCGGCGCGCGGCGAGCGTGCGGAGCTGCTTGGCACGCTGAATTTCGCGCTCCGTTCCGTTACGGCGCTTATCATCCCCATCGCCGCGGGCATGTTCGTGCTGTCCGAGCCGATCATCAACGTGCTTTTCCAGCGCGGACGCTTCGACTACGAGGCCACGGTGAAGACCGCCGAGGTTCTGCGCATGTACACCTTCGGGCTCGCGTTCTTCTCGGCGTTGCGCGTTATCGTGCCGACATTTTACGCGCTCAAGGATACGCTGACGCCCGCGCTCGTCGCGCTCGCGACGATGTTCGTCAACATTTTCTGCGCGATTTCGTTCATGGGCCCGACGGTTTCCGACGCCGATCCGTTCCTTTACCAATACACGCGCGCGTTCAATCCCACCGGGCCGATGGCGCACGCGGGGCTCGCGCTCGCCAACTCCGTTTCCGCGCTGTTCAATTTTTCGATCGTTGTCGTGATTTTACGCAAGCGCCTCGGTCGGATCGGCGCGCGGCAGCTTATCAAGACGCTTGCCGCGAGCGCCGCCGCGTCCGCGGTGATGGCGCTTGCGGTGGCGAAAATCGCGACCTGGTATGACTTCACGACCTCCGGGGCGAACGCGGGCAAGATCGCGGGGCTCGTTCTTGCCATCGGCGCGGGCGTTGTGGTGTACTTCGCCGTCCTTTTCCCCTTCGACAGGGAGATTCTTTCGGTTATCATCCGCGCCGTCCGGCGGCGACGCCTCGTGAAGCTGCCGGAGGGAGAGACCCCATGA
- the holA gene encoding DNA polymerase III subunit delta, with amino-acid sequence MTLDELEKRLAKSVPRVAVVLGDPYRVGLAVSRIKEAALEPAFASLNLDTFRAGEDDLSGIPALMRTYPMMARRRVVAIANAEGLVKARGGKALVDALGEIAKKEAIDTCCLIVHGESLDKRTLLAKAAKSEDMLIEFSRIFERDVAGWAKTIAKKYRVKLAADAADGLVQRVGTDLARLDREIEKASLFAGEGATLSAADIAAVSAGASPESIFNLTDALGERHREKALVSLWGVLEAGEEPIGVGARLYRHLRTIAEAREMLDARTPAAQIESELGVHPFVAKKVVNQARAWASAELRRAMHRLTETDFALKDGRPRGGLILEKLVLDLCRPSRGRR; translated from the coding sequence ATGACACTCGACGAGCTTGAAAAACGGCTGGCGAAGAGCGTGCCGCGCGTGGCGGTGGTGCTCGGCGATCCGTACCGCGTCGGGCTCGCCGTTTCGCGCATCAAGGAGGCTGCCCTGGAGCCGGCGTTCGCCTCGCTGAACCTCGACACCTTCCGCGCGGGCGAGGACGACCTGTCGGGTATCCCCGCGCTGATGCGCACTTATCCGATGATGGCGCGGCGCCGCGTCGTGGCGATCGCGAACGCGGAGGGACTCGTCAAGGCCAGGGGCGGCAAGGCGCTTGTCGACGCGCTCGGCGAGATCGCGAAAAAGGAAGCGATCGACACCTGCTGCCTCATCGTGCACGGGGAAAGCCTCGACAAACGCACGTTGCTCGCCAAGGCGGCCAAGAGCGAAGACATGCTCATCGAGTTTAGCCGCATCTTCGAGCGCGACGTGGCCGGGTGGGCAAAGACGATCGCGAAAAAATACCGCGTGAAGCTCGCGGCGGACGCGGCGGACGGGCTCGTGCAGCGGGTCGGAACGGACCTTGCGCGCCTTGATCGCGAGATCGAAAAGGCGAGCCTGTTCGCGGGCGAGGGCGCGACGCTTTCCGCGGCGGATATCGCCGCGGTGAGCGCGGGCGCGTCGCCGGAGTCGATCTTCAATCTCACCGACGCGCTCGGCGAGCGCCATCGCGAAAAAGCGCTTGTGTCGTTATGGGGCGTGCTGGAAGCGGGGGAAGAGCCGATCGGCGTGGGCGCGCGCCTTTACCGGCACCTGCGCACGATCGCCGAGGCCCGCGAGATGCTCGATGCGCGCACGCCGGCCGCGCAGATCGAGTCCGAACTTGGCGTTCATCCGTTTGTCGCGAAAAAGGTCGTGAATCAGGCGCGCGCGTGGGCGTCGGCGGAGCTGCGCCGCGCGATGCATCGGTTGACCGAGACGGATTTTGCGCTGAAGGACGGCCGCCCGCGCGGCGGCCTTATCCTGGAAAAGCTGGTGCTTGACCTGTGCCGCCCGTCACGTGGCCGACGATAG
- the bcp gene encoding thioredoxin-dependent thiol peroxidase: MSDDLTGKPAPDFALPDAQGETRRLADFAGKKVVLYFYPKDDTPGCTAESCRFRDMNADFKNANTVIVGVSRDGAESHRRFADKYDLPFLLLTDADASVHNAYGAWGMRTKYGKTSEGVIRSTFLIDENGNVARQWRNVKVDGHGDAVLRAALGEA, from the coding sequence ATGAGTGATGACCTGACCGGAAAGCCGGCGCCGGATTTTGCGCTGCCGGACGCCCAGGGCGAAACGCGGCGCCTCGCCGATTTCGCGGGCAAGAAGGTTGTGCTTTATTTCTACCCGAAGGACGACACCCCCGGGTGCACGGCCGAGTCCTGCCGGTTCCGCGACATGAACGCGGACTTCAAGAACGCGAATACGGTCATCGTCGGCGTCTCGCGCGACGGCGCCGAGTCGCACCGGCGCTTCGCCGATAAATACGACCTTCCCTTCCTTCTCCTCACCGACGCGGACGCGAGCGTACACAACGCCTACGGCGCGTGGGGGATGCGCACCAAATACGGCAAGACAAGCGAGGGTGTTATCCGTTCGACGTTTCTGATCGACGAGAATGGCAACGTCGCCCGCCAGTGGCGGAACGTGAAAGTTGACGGGCACGGCGACGCGGTGTTGCGCGCCGCGCTCGGCGAGGCCTGA
- a CDS encoding flavodoxin family protein, with the protein MTRVIAVAGSPRPDANSDLLLTAFVRGAELAGGTVEIVVLRGLSIAPCDDCGPCEAAGRCKIGDDHPPLAERIQEADVFALASPVYWSGYPGSTKNFIDRFQGYWARRYILEWPDRPTPGPDGYLLAVGGARSFKNFFGMNHAFHFLMQTLYGRAVERLNVPQVDSRGDILKHPNALRKAFELGWRSVERAEARHAHHGGNHE; encoded by the coding sequence ATGACGCGGGTGATCGCCGTGGCAGGGAGCCCTCGGCCGGACGCGAACTCCGACCTGCTTTTGACCGCGTTTGTCCGCGGTGCCGAGCTGGCGGGCGGAACCGTCGAGATTGTGGTGCTGCGCGGCCTTTCGATCGCGCCATGCGACGACTGCGGCCCGTGCGAGGCGGCGGGCCGCTGCAAGATCGGGGACGACCATCCTCCGCTGGCCGAGCGGATCCAGGAAGCGGATGTTTTCGCGCTCGCGTCGCCGGTGTACTGGTCGGGGTATCCGGGCTCGACGAAAAACTTCATCGACCGCTTCCAGGGCTATTGGGCAAGGCGCTACATTCTCGAATGGCCCGACCGCCCGACGCCGGGCCCGGACGGGTACCTGCTCGCGGTTGGAGGCGCGCGAAGTTTCAAGAATTTTTTCGGCATGAATCACGCGTTTCACTTCCTGATGCAGACTCTCTACGGCCGGGCGGTCGAACGCCTGAACGTCCCGCAGGTGGACTCGCGCGGCGACATCCTGAAACACCCGAATGCGCTTCGAAAGGCGTTTGAACTCGGCTGGCGATCGGTCGAACGGGCCGAGGCGCGCCATGCCCATCACGGAGGAAATCATGAGTGA
- the rpsT gene encoding 30S ribosomal protein S20 codes for MANHESAVKRHRQSEKRRAANRQERSTVRTLAKQAADAIESGDAKAAADALRVAESRVAKAASKGILKKKTASRKISRMARKVHRLSSAT; via the coding sequence TTGGCGAATCATGAATCCGCGGTGAAACGGCACCGCCAGTCCGAAAAACGGCGCGCCGCCAACCGGCAGGAGCGCAGCACCGTCCGCACGCTCGCCAAGCAGGCGGCCGATGCCATCGAATCCGGTGACGCGAAGGCCGCGGCCGACGCGCTGCGAGTGGCGGAATCCCGCGTCGCGAAGGCGGCGAGCAAGGGCATCCTCAAGAAGAAGACCGCCTCCCGCAAGATCTCGCGCATGGCCCGAAAGGTTCATCGCCTATCGTCGGCCACGTGA
- the rsmI gene encoding 16S rRNA (cytidine(1402)-2'-O)-methyltransferase produces MAEPEPPRPARGAGKLVLVATPIGNIGDLSTRARQALAECDAVACEDTRETGRLLAALGIKRPLLSCFDANESQRSGQIAQRCAAGETIAVVSTRGHPGISDPGHRLVAACVEAGVAVTVVPGPSAAISSVAISGLPPHPFCFHGFLPRRGAERRERLAAMAKGGTHVVFESPARVVATLREFAKALDDPRVAVVRELTKLYEEVVRGRASEVANTLADRDVLGELTIVLHVPEPEAGALDPDLVRRARELCVEHGFSKSDAARAVAHLFGVPRREIYTCLMDDPGDASDI; encoded by the coding sequence TTGGCCGAACCTGAACCCCCGCGCCCCGCGCGCGGCGCCGGCAAGCTCGTCCTTGTCGCGACGCCGATCGGCAACATCGGCGATCTTTCAACGCGCGCGCGCCAGGCGCTCGCGGAATGCGACGCCGTCGCGTGCGAGGACACGCGCGAGACAGGCCGCCTTCTCGCGGCCCTCGGCATCAAGCGGCCTCTCCTGTCGTGTTTTGACGCCAACGAGTCGCAACGCTCCGGCCAAATCGCCCAGCGTTGCGCCGCCGGCGAAACGATCGCCGTTGTCTCCACGCGCGGGCATCCGGGCATCTCCGATCCCGGGCACCGCCTCGTCGCGGCGTGCGTCGAGGCGGGCGTCGCCGTCACCGTCGTGCCCGGGCCAAGCGCGGCGATATCGAGCGTGGCGATCTCCGGGCTGCCGCCCCACCCCTTCTGCTTCCACGGATTTCTCCCGCGCCGCGGCGCCGAACGTCGCGAGCGCCTCGCCGCGATGGCCAAAGGCGGAACGCACGTCGTCTTCGAGTCGCCGGCGCGCGTCGTCGCCACGCTGCGTGAGTTTGCCAAGGCGCTCGATGATCCGCGTGTCGCTGTCGTGCGCGAGTTGACCAAGCTGTACGAGGAAGTCGTCCGCGGGCGCGCAAGCGAGGTGGCGAATACGTTGGCCGATCGCGATGTGCTCGGCGAGTTGACGATCGTCCTACACGTGCCCGAACCGGAAGCCGGCGCGCTCGATCCAGACCTCGTTCGCCGCGCGCGCGAGCTGTGCGTTGAACATGGTTTTTCCAAAAGCGACGCGGCGCGCGCGGTGGCGCATCTGTTCGGCGTGCCGCGCCGCGAAATCTACACGTGTCTCATGGACGATCCCGGCGACGCGTCGGATATCTGA
- a CDS encoding rubredoxin has product MTESKNPFGPKFHCLKCSYIYDPAVGCPVKGVPPGTPFRELPDGFECPQCGADLTQFERLDRWMDRTRRGG; this is encoded by the coding sequence ATGACGGAGTCGAAAAACCCCTTCGGCCCGAAATTCCACTGCCTCAAGTGCAGCTACATCTACGACCCGGCGGTCGGCTGCCCGGTGAAAGGCGTTCCGCCGGGCACGCCGTTTCGCGAGCTGCCCGATGGTTTCGAATGCCCCCAATGCGGCGCCGACCTCACGCAGTTCGAACGCCTGGATCGATGGATGGATCGGACGAGACGGGGCGGGTGA
- a CDS encoding VOC family protein, translated as MKVTNLDHLNLSVADFDETVDWYHRVFGFDLVEKKTMDDGTVWGVIRCGDAMLCVYEHPERTHMSSDEMADSGVHGVAHFGLRITDRAAWEETIKRENIEVEYGGAVRWPHSHAWYITDPTGYEIEVVLWDDNQIRFD; from the coding sequence ATGAAAGTCACGAACCTCGATCACCTGAACCTGAGCGTCGCCGATTTTGACGAGACGGTGGACTGGTACCACCGCGTCTTCGGCTTCGACCTTGTCGAGAAAAAGACGATGGACGACGGCACGGTGTGGGGCGTCATTCGCTGCGGCGACGCGATGCTCTGCGTCTACGAGCACCCGGAGCGCACGCACATGTCCTCCGACGAAATGGCGGACAGCGGCGTGCACGGCGTGGCGCATTTCGGTCTGCGCATCACGGACCGCGCGGCCTGGGAAGAGACGATCAAACGCGAAAACATCGAGGTGGAATACGGCGGCGCGGTTCGCTGGCCGCATTCGCATGCGTGGTACATCACGGATCCCACGGGTTACGAAATCGAGGTCGTCCTCTGGGACGACAATCAAATCCGCTTCGACTAG